The Papaver somniferum cultivar HN1 chromosome 3, ASM357369v1, whole genome shotgun sequence genome includes a region encoding these proteins:
- the LOC113358737 gene encoding RNA-binding KH domain-containing protein PEPPER-like, with protein sequence MATESVVNGSTSSLPDPSSSIQETSAAAASISAEKKWPGWPGDTVFRVIIPVAKVGCIIGKKGELIKKMCEDTRARIRVLEGALGTNDRIVLISSKEEPEAALSPAMNAVIRVFRRITGLSETDGEGSSSGIATCSFRLLVASSQAINLIGKQGSLIKSIQESSAATVRVLSGEEVPHYATSDERIVEIQGEALKVLKALEAIVGHLRKFLVDHSVIPLFEKSGSAPTTQDRVTDTWVEKPQTLPHPASQPGIGIGNDYPFSLKRENLYIDREPQLESHTSLSLYGQDPALVGLRPLGITRSAATIVTQVTQTMQIPLSYAEDIIGIGGANIAYIRRTSGAILTVQESRGLPDEITVEIKGTSIQVQTAQQLIHEFIAGHKEPSVSSYGNMDTGLRSYGSHQMVGNSSYQPSSLPTQPLGGYGSSGLGGYNNFRL encoded by the exons ATGGTTCTACTTCATCACTACCTGATCCATCATCTTCAATACAAGagacatcagcagcagcagcttcaattTCAGCAGAAAAGAAATGGCCAGGATGGCCTGGAGATACTGTATTTCGTGTTATCATACCTGTTGCTAAAGTAGGTTGTATTATTGGTAAAAAAGGTGAACTGATTAAGAAGATGTGTGAAGATACTAGGGCTCGCATTCGTGTTCTTGAAGGTGCTCTTGGTACTAATGATCGCATT gtTTTGATTTCTAGTAAAGAAGAACCAGAGGCAGCGCTATCCCCAGCTATGAATGCTGTGATTAGAGTATTCAGACGTATTACTGGACTATCTGAGACTGATGGTGAAGGTTCATCTTCTGGTATTGCCACTTGCTCATTTAGATTGTTAGTGGCATCATCACAGGCCATTAATTTAATTGGGAAACAAGGTTCCCTTATTAAATCAATTCAAGAGAGCTCTGCGGCCACTGTTAGAGTTCTATCTGGag AAGAAGTGCCTCATTATGCTACCTCAGACGAAAGAATTGTAGAGATCCAAGGGGAAGCGTTGAAGGTTCTCAAGGCATTAGAAGCAATAGTGGGACACTTGAGGAAGTTCTTGGTGGATCATAGTGTTATCCCTTTATTCGAAAAATCA GGTAGCGCACCAACCACTCAAGATCGTGTAACAGACACGTGGGTTGAGAAACCACAGACTTTGCCCCATCCAGCTTCTCAACCTGGAATTGGAATTGGAAATGATTATCCATTTTCCTTAAAGAGGGAAAATTTATACATTGATCGGGAGCCCCAATTGGAGTCGCATACTAGCCTGTCGTTGTACGGTCAAGATCCTGCACTTGTTGGTCTACGTCCACTAGGGATTACTCGTTCTGCTGCTACTATAGTAACCCAG GTAACGCAGACAATGCAAATACCCTTGTCTTATGCTGAGGACATAATTGGGATTGGAGGAGCAAATATTGCGTATATTCGTCGTACTAGTGGAGCCATCCTTACTGTGCAAGAGAGTAGGGGGTTGCCTGATGAAATCACTGTTGAGATTAAGGGTACGTCAATACAGGTGCAGACAGCTCAACAACTTATTCAT GAATTTATTGCTGGGCATAAAGAACCATCAGTGAGCAGCTATGGCAACATGGATACTGGTTTGAGGTCTTATGGATCTCATCAGATGGTAGGGAATAGCTCATATCAACCATCATCCTTGCCTACACAACCCCTTGGGGGTTATGGGTCTTCTGGTTTAGGAGGGTATAATAACTTCAGGCTATAA
- the LOC113358736 gene encoding 3-ketoacyl-CoA synthase 15-like, whose product MASTTKQQRRQELFSPEIVKQGVEGSGPYAGSLSFSVKVRQGMPDFLSSVNLKYVKLGYTYCITHGLYFLTVPVLIFISAVVLGNLTGKEYWSRDNIVTNTASTISLLAVILYAYVRLIPCSTYLVDHACYLPPNELKISKEEFIKLARRSGNFDDDGIQFQDRVLKHSGIGDESYLPRSVFEPGKTLTLNDGREEAAEVIFGVIENLIFNTGMRVKDIKILILNCGSLNTTPSLSAMVINHYKLSHDIVSFNLGGMGCAAGVIAVDLAKDLLNAHPGSYALVVSTEIVSSAWYNGKDMEMLLPNCFFRMGAAALLLTNHHFGNWRAKYQLKQLVRTHKGTDDKSFKCIHTKDDGEKKQGLLVNDKHLLEVGGEALKANITTLGPLVLPFSEQLRFFMTLLNKNTKLYIPNFKLAFEHVCVLATSKKVLHEVQKNLELTEEYMEASKKTLERFGNTSSSSIWYELAYLEAKSRIKRGDRICQIAFGSGFKCNSIVWKALKTNATAAGNRRRKNPWIVEDE is encoded by the exons ATGGCAAGTACCACTAAACAGCAAAGACGGCAGGAGCTGTTCTCACCTGAGATCGTGAAACAGGGCGTGGAAGGCTCGGGTCCTTATGCTGGGTCTTTAAGTTTTTCAGTCAAGGTTCGCCAAGGGATGCCAGATTTTCTCAGTTCAGTTAACTTAAAGTATGTTAAGCTTGGGTATACTTATTGTATCACTCATGGTCTCTATTTTCTTACGGTTCCAGTACTTATATTCATCTCTGCAGTAGTGCTAGGGAACTTGACAGGGAAAGAATACTGGTCTAGAGATAATATTGTTACAAACACTGCATCTACCATTAGTTTACTGGCTGTAATTTTGTATGCTTACGTTCGTTTGATCCCTTGTTCTACTTACCTTGTCGACCATGCCTGTTATCTCCCTCCTAATGAGCTCAAG ATTTCAAAGGAAGAATTCATCAAGCTAGCAAGAAGATCAGGAAACTTTGACGACGATGGAATCCAATTTCAAGACAGGGTTCTCAAGCATTCAGGGATTGGTGATGAAAGCTACTTACCAAGATCAGTTTTCGAACCAGGGAAGACTCTAACCCTCAACGACGGCAGAGAAGAAGCAGCAGAGGTTATATTCGGTGTCATCGAAAATTTAATATTTAACACTGGAATGCGAGTTAAAGACATCAAGATTCTTATACTTAACTGTGGGAGTCTGAATACAACACCATCACTATCTGCAATGGTGATCAACCATTACAAGTTAAGCCATGATATTGTCAGTTTTAATCTCGGTGGAATGGGTTGTGCAGCAGGTGTCATCGCCGTTGACTTGGCGAAAGACTTGCTTAATGCACACCCTGGTTCTTATGCACTTGTTGTGAGTACTGAGATAGTGAGCTCCGCTTGGTATAATGGAAAAGACATGGAAATGCTTCTTCCCAACTGTTTCTTTCGAATGGGTGCCGCAGCTTTGTTACTCACAAATCATCACTTCGGTAATTGGCGTGCCAAATACCAGCTCAAgcag CTTGTCCGTACCCACAAAGGGACAGACGACAAAAGCTTCAAATGTATACACACGAAGGATGACGGTGAAAAGAAGCAAGGTCTCCTGGTTAACGACAAACACTTGCTTGAAGTAGGTGGGGAAGCACTTAAGGCCAATATTACAACCTTAGGACCGCTTGTGCTTCCCTTCTCAGAACAACTCCGATTCTTTATGACCCTACTGAATAAGAATACTAAGCTCTACATTCCAAACTTTAAGCTCGCATTTGAGCATGTCTGTGTACTCGCTACGAGTAAGAAAGTCCTACACGAGGTACAAAAGAATTTAGAGCTGACAGAGGAGTACATGGAGGCATCTAAGAAAACCCTGGAGAGGTTTGGAAACACATCCAGTAGCAGTATCTGGTACGAATTAGCATACTTGGAGGCAAAGTCGAGGATCAAGAGAGGGGATCGAATTTGTCAGATTGCATTTGGATCTGGGTTCAAGTGTAACAGTATCGTGTGGAAGGCACTTAAGACTAATGCTACTGCAGCTGGAAATAGACGAAGAAAAAACCCATGGATTGTGGAAGATGAATGA